Within the Miscanthus floridulus cultivar M001 chromosome 2, ASM1932011v1, whole genome shotgun sequence genome, the region gcctttccatcatacctattgtagacaatgccttccttgattgatgagtgtcttgatgacttgtatatagtcttgttggattgctcttgacacttgcacccattcttcaagatcatcttcaacctatgaatctccttgtatttcttctctagctcaacaaggttagttgcatatgcatttacatcaattttatagcatcttttataaccattactagtggagacattagagtcttcggttaCCTTAGGAGAAGATGAAGTGCTAGCCCAATGAGTACTATAGTctagctcaagattttggtatttttcttgcaagcttgtgaggctttcttgagctatactcttctcattcttgagtCTAGCTACTAGAttattaaccgaggaatgttctttagtcaatttcccaattgagtcattggctaaagacaatttaatggttaacttttcaaccttcatctttttctcAGTGAtcgatgcttcaagtgcaaggttcttGTCTCTTTCTTGTGTGATTATGTCTCCttgcatctatccctcttctctaatttcttcattagcgtttttattttagtgtaggcctttttaccaaatttctttatcatggttgcttcaagttcttgtattctcatcacaactatcatactcatcactagagggatcggatgagacatgtaccttctcctcctttgccatgaggcaagttggagtgtagtagtcattgttgatgaggttggagaagagccttggtGATGAAGATAAGTTGGGATGAGTTTTGGTTGTGAAGTcgagtcggggaagatcatggtcggtgacaaAGAGTGGTGGATGGTGATGTTAGCAGCTCCATTCTTctacttctcatcatcacttgagtccctatcatttgactcccactTTTCACCAAGATGAGTTTCAcatctcttcttgcctttgttcttcttgtctttatccttATCGAGCTTGTGcttcttctcattaggacaatcagctatgaagtgaccggtttgaccacaaccatagcaaaacctcttcttgttccttctcttcCCATCAACGTAAGTCTTCcggttgctcttcttctttatgaactttctaaagtttctaatgatgagtgcaacttcttcatcagactcttcttcttcacttgaggaatcatccttcactttcttcttcttctcttgactagAAGATTTGCCTTCATGAGCTTGAGTTGCCTTTAGGGCTACATTattgttgtatcccattgcattaggattttgattgtgagcattgattgcatcttcatctagacactcattaTGCTTGAGCTTTCAAAGAACTTTTTGGGGTATCATCTCATCATAactgggcctttccatgatcacagacactagcatgttgttcttggctctataggttctcaacatctttctagcaatcttgttgtcatcccattcagtGCTTTCAAGAGCTCTTATGTtgttgaccaatgccataagcctatcaaacatggattgtgttgtttcattttgcaagaacacaaatctttccaattcaccatgaagtaactcaatgttgccttttctcacactcttttctccttcaaatgacactttcaatgtatcccaaatttgctttgcactttccattccattcacctttctaaactcatccgga harbors:
- the LOC136536938 gene encoding protein PXR1-like, whose protein sequence is MGYNNNVALKATQAHEGKSSSQEKKKKVKDDSSSEEEESDEEVALIIRNFRKFIKKKSNRKTYVDGKRRNKKRFCYGCGQTGHFIADCPNEKKHKLDKDKDKKNKGKKRCETHLGEKWESNDRDSSDDEK